The Thermodesulfovibrionales bacterium genome has a segment encoding these proteins:
- a CDS encoding Crp/Fnr family transcriptional regulator → MIDLKKIPFFDTLTDADFKEIVPYFSAASFRKRDVIFSEGDLPDWLYIVLGGKIKITKVSMEGKEIILEVIQPNDFFGGVAVLKGFPYPANAIAMEDSKVLKISRSNLLKVLDRFPNLMYRMALQLGERMKGSHESLKNIALERVESRIASLLLKLADKTGQKLEAGLLIDMKLTKQDIAEMVGTTIETSIRTMSKFKKSGILSEKEGKIVIKNIEKLRSL, encoded by the coding sequence ATGATCGACCTTAAGAAGATCCCCTTTTTTGACACCCTCACCGACGCCGATTTCAAAGAGATCGTTCCCTATTTCTCAGCGGCGTCCTTCCGCAAGAGGGATGTGATTTTTTCCGAGGGAGACCTTCCTGACTGGCTCTATATCGTCCTTGGCGGGAAGATCAAGATTACCAAGGTCTCCATGGAGGGCAAGGAGATCATCCTCGAGGTGATACAGCCGAATGATTTCTTCGGCGGTGTCGCAGTCCTCAAAGGCTTCCCCTATCCTGCAAATGCCATAGCCATGGAAGACTCGAAGGTCCTGAAGATCTCCAGGTCCAATCTCCTGAAGGTCCTCGACAGGTTCCCGAACCTCATGTACCGTATGGCGCTCCAGTTGGGGGAGCGGATGAAAGGTTCCCATGAATCCCTGAAGAATATCGCCCTTGAACGCGTCGAATCAAGAATCGCATCTCTCCTTCTCAAACTGGCGGACAAGACAGGTCAGAAACTCGAGGCCGGCCTCCTCATCGATATGAAACTGACGAAGCAGGATATCGCAGAGATGGTCGGTACCACGATCGAGACATCCATACGAACCATGTCAAAGTTCAAGAAATCGGGTATCCTTTCCGAGAAGGAAGGAAAGATCGTTATCAAGAATATCGAGAAGCTGAGGTCTTTGTAA
- a CDS encoding isoprenylcysteine carboxylmethyltransferase family protein, which produces MVSSDVARTATDIDAMNTDSLALAAIIVWPVVPLFWIPVHCATGIFRRLGFLTYLMPLITWLPLAYFLYCQRYFLLKAKVSFPDTLRVAGALLLCLGTSLHIWTGKLLGLWGLVGLPEIGARSGGRLITKGPFSVVRHPTYLAHTMMFFGVFLFSGVIAVGIITLVDLLVINAFVIPLEDKELGERFGDDHRAYRRRVPAFFPRLFG; this is translated from the coding sequence ATGGTATCTTCAGACGTGGCGAGGACCGCAACGGACATCGATGCGATGAACACTGACAGTCTCGCTCTTGCCGCAATCATCGTCTGGCCTGTTGTTCCTCTTTTCTGGATTCCGGTGCACTGTGCAACAGGTATCTTCAGGAGACTCGGTTTCCTGACCTATTTGATGCCACTCATTACTTGGCTACCCCTTGCGTATTTTCTGTACTGTCAGAGGTATTTCCTGCTAAAGGCCAAAGTCTCTTTTCCCGACACCCTCCGTGTTGCCGGCGCTCTCTTATTATGCCTTGGGACATCACTGCACATCTGGACCGGAAAACTCCTCGGACTGTGGGGGCTGGTGGGTCTTCCTGAGATAGGCGCTCGGTCTGGAGGGCGGCTTATCACGAAAGGACCTTTTTCAGTTGTCAGGCATCCGACCTATCTGGCCCACACCATGATGTTTTTCGGGGTTTTTCTCTTTTCCGGGGTGATCGCGGTCGGGATCATCACGCTCGTCGATCTTCTCGTTATCAACGCCTTCGTGATTCCCTTGGAAGATAAAGAGCTGGGGGAAAGGTTCGGAGATGACCACAGGGCATATAGAAGAAGAGTGCCGGCTTTTTTCCCGAGGCTCTTCGGGTGA